The Lysobacter gummosus sequence GCGTAGAACGATGCGATCAGTTGATGGGCGAACATCGACTGGGTCAGGCCGCAGGCGATGTAGACCAGCACCAGCACCAACCCCGCCAGCGCGGTGCTGCGCGAACGCCCGACCGCCTGCGCGCGCAGGCGCCGGACGAACAGCGACAGCGGGATCAGATAGATGCCGAAGATCGCGATCAAGCCCGGCAGGCCCATGGTCGCGGCCCATTCGAAGGCGTCGCTGTGGGCGTGGCCGAGTTTGCAGAAACCGATCCGCGGCGCCGGCGGCGCGCATTGCGGCGTGGCCAGCACCACTTTCTCGAAACTGCCGATGCCCACGCCGGTCAGCGGATGCTCGACGAAGGTATCGCGCGCCAGTTCCAGCAAGGTCATGCGCGCGCCGAGCGAGGATTCGTGGTCGTTGCCGCGCTTGACCCGGTCCACGTCGGAAACCAGTTCCTGCATGCGCATCTGCTGCGCCACCGGCCCGCCGACCCACCAGCTGATCGTCAGTCCCAGCGCCAGCACCGCCAGCACCGTCCACGACAGCTTGCGCGCGCGCCCGCCGCTGACGATCAGGCCCACCACCAATACGATCGCCAGCCCCGGCCACACCCCGCGGCTGCCGCTGAGCGCCACCGCGGCGACGCCGAGCGCGCAGGCCAGCGTGGTCCACAGCAGCTCGCCGGACGGACGGGTGAACACCGCCACCACGATCAACGCGATCAAGGCATCGGCGAACACGATCGCATTGGCGGTCCAGCCCAGCGCGCGATCCAGACCCGTGCCGACCTGGAACAGGGCCACACCGAACGCGCCGGCCAGTCCGACCAGCGCGCCGGCCCATAGCCAGCGCCGCGAGGGCCGGTAGGCATAGATCATCAGCGCGAAGAACGGCAGCGTGAGCAGGCGCAAACGGTTGTCGGCCTCGCGCCAGCGCACGTCGAAATGCAGTTTCGAATACAGCACCACCGCCGCGGCGACCGCGGCCATCGCGATCAGCCAGCGCAACTCGCGCCCGACTTCGCGCCAGCCCTGCACGATCAACCCCGGCGACAGCGCGAACGCCACGATCGCCAGGGCCGCGAACGGCCCCAGCCCCCACGGCGTGGAGATCAGCAGCGCCGGCAGGCAGAACAGGCCGATCTCCAGCGTGCGCCGCGACCAGCGCTGGCGCCGCGAGGGTTCGCCGAACGCGACCGCGGCGCCCTGGGCGCGGCCGGACGCGGACATCGCTGCTTGGGATTCGGTCACCGATCAGTCCGCGTCATCGTACTGATGATCATCGTCGTTCGGCACGAGCGCCGGCGCGGCCGGACAGGTCTGTCGTGCTTCGTACGGCACCAGCCACCAGATCCGGCGATTGGACACGCCGATCATCTCCGCGCGCAGGCGGTCCACGCACGCCGGCAGAGCCGGCTCCTGCACGAACAGCCAGCGCCGCTGCGGCGCCTGCTTCTGCCAGGCCAGGCCGAGTTCGAGCTGCCTGGCCCAACCCATGCGGAAACCGAAGTTGGTGGTCTTGGACTGGCTCATGAGCAGGTTCTGCTCTTTCCAGGCGACCAGGCCGAGCTCGGCGTCGGGCCCGATGCGCTGCGCGGTCAGCGTCATCACTCCGCGCGCGGACGAGGAATCGTTGAGCACCGGCGTGATCAGCAGGCCGTACAACACCCACACCCCGCACAGCGTGGAAGCCAGCACGTGGATCGGCCGGCGGCGGCCGAACCACAGCAGGCTGGCCGCGCCCCAGGCGCCGATCGCGATCAGCGCCGCTTCCAGCGCGCGGCCGCCATCGGTGAAGCCGCGCCCATCGAGCAGGCGGCCTTCGAACTTGGGATCGCCAAACCACATCGACAGGCCGGCGCCGAGCATGACCACCGTCAGCATCAGCGCGAAGCCCAGCGCGATGCGGCGCGGCCAGGCCCGGCGCAGGATGCCCGGCAACAGCGGCGCGAACATCAGGCAGGCCATCGGCAGCGCCGGCAGGATGTAGACGTCGCGCTTACCGTGCGGGATCGAGAAGAACACGATCACCAGCACCCACCAGCTCAGCGGCAGCAGGTAGCGCGCGTCCAGCCGGCCCAGGCGCCGGCCCCAGGCGCACAGCGCCCACGGCAACGCCAGCATCAGCGGCAGCCACATCGAGAACATCACCCCGATGTGGTACCAGACCGGCTGCGGATGATCCCAGGATTTGGCGTAGCGCCCGGCGGTCTGGCGGAACAGGATGTCGTTGAGATACGCCTGATAGCTCGGGTCGGCGCTGTGCGTGGCCACCAGCACCATCGGCGCCAGCCACAGCGAAATCGCCACCAGGAACGCCACCGGCCCCAGCCAGAAACGCGGATTGCCGATCCCGGCGCGCACCGGCATGCGCACCCAGGCCAGCGCGCGCGCCCCCAGGCCGTCGGCGGCCATGCGCGCCTGCAGCGGCCGCAGCAGCGCCGCCAGCGCCACCGGCACCAGCATCAGCAGCGCGATCGCGCCCACGCCCTTGGTGATCACGCCGATGCCGGCGGCGAACCAGCCCAGCGCCCACCAGCGCCACGCCGGCCCGGTCAGCAGATGCCGCAGCAGCCCGTAATTGGCGAAGGTGATCCAGAACACCACCGACGGATCGATCTGCGCCTTCTTCGACTGATAGGCGAAGTGCAGGGTCAGCAGCAGCGCCCAGCCGGCGTAGTAGCCGACCCGCGGCGTCCACAGGCGCCGGCCCAGATCGACCACGCACCACAGCGTGCCCAGCGCGGCGAACAGCGACGGCAGCAGGAAGGCCACGCGCCAGTTGCGGGTGAACAGATACGCCACCGCCTCGGTCCACATGAACAACGGCGGCTTGTCCGAGTACAGCTCGACCCCGCGGTGCGGGAACAGCCATTGCCCGGTCTCGACCATCTGCTTGGCGACCAGGGCGAAACGCGGCTCATCGGCCGGCCACGGATCGCGCAGCCCCAGGCCGGCCCCGAGGACCAGCCAGGCAACGATCCAAAACAGCCATGCGTGGCGGGATAGGGCGTTCTTGAACATGCGCGAAATAATACGCAGCGGCCTGGGCCGGGTGGAGAGGGGAAAGCCGGCATCTGGGCGCCCGCTCACCTTTGGCTCATCTAATGCCGGCCGCCACTGCAGGCCCGCCGGCACGAGGAAAACACCGGCGAAACCCCGCCGGGCGAACGCGCAGCGGCGCGAGCTAACCGGTCCGGCGCAGGCGCGCGTAGAAGAAACCGTCGCCGCCG is a genomic window containing:
- a CDS encoding O-antigen ligase family protein — translated: MTESQAAMSASGRAQGAAVAFGEPSRRQRWSRRTLEIGLFCLPALLISTPWGLGPFAALAIVAFALSPGLIVQGWREVGRELRWLIAMAAVAAAVVLYSKLHFDVRWREADNRLRLLTLPFFALMIYAYRPSRRWLWAGALVGLAGAFGVALFQVGTGLDRALGWTANAIVFADALIALIVVAVFTRPSGELLWTTLACALGVAAVALSGSRGVWPGLAIVLVVGLIVSGGRARKLSWTVLAVLALGLTISWWVGGPVAQQMRMQELVSDVDRVKRGNDHESSLGARMTLLELARDTFVEHPLTGVGIGSFEKVVLATPQCAPPAPRIGFCKLGHAHSDAFEWAATMGLPGLIAIFGIYLIPLSLFVRRLRAQAVGRSRSTALAGLVLVLVYIACGLTQSMFAHQLIASFYAVMVGVMYGFALRESRENAAWRT
- a CDS encoding ArnT family glycosyltransferase, with the protein product MFKNALSRHAWLFWIVAWLVLGAGLGLRDPWPADEPRFALVAKQMVETGQWLFPHRGVELYSDKPPLFMWTEAVAYLFTRNWRVAFLLPSLFAALGTLWCVVDLGRRLWTPRVGYYAGWALLLTLHFAYQSKKAQIDPSVVFWITFANYGLLRHLLTGPAWRWWALGWFAAGIGVITKGVGAIALLMLVPVALAALLRPLQARMAADGLGARALAWVRMPVRAGIGNPRFWLGPVAFLVAISLWLAPMVLVATHSADPSYQAYLNDILFRQTAGRYAKSWDHPQPVWYHIGVMFSMWLPLMLALPWALCAWGRRLGRLDARYLLPLSWWVLVIVFFSIPHGKRDVYILPALPMACLMFAPLLPGILRRAWPRRIALGFALMLTVVMLGAGLSMWFGDPKFEGRLLDGRGFTDGGRALEAALIAIGAWGAASLLWFGRRRPIHVLASTLCGVWVLYGLLITPVLNDSSSARGVMTLTAQRIGPDAELGLVAWKEQNLLMSQSKTTNFGFRMGWARQLELGLAWQKQAPQRRWLFVQEPALPACVDRLRAEMIGVSNRRIWWLVPYEARQTCPAAPALVPNDDDHQYDDAD